In one Bosea sp. RAC05 genomic region, the following are encoded:
- the kduD gene encoding 2-dehydro-3-deoxy-D-gluconate 5-dehydrogenase KduD, giving the protein MASPFDLTGRGALVTGANTGIGQGIALALAQAGATVVAAGRSDLNETLGLVAAAGGTAHALKVDLQEQGIAPRVIAQAEGLAGPLDILVNNAGIIRRADALDFSESDWDEVMNVNLKATFFLAQAFAKSAVEAGRGARIVNIASLLSFQGGIRVASYTASKSGLAGLTKLLACEWAQKGINVNAIAPGYIESNNTQALRADPDRNQAILARIPAGRWGKPSDIGGAAVFLASDAAAYMHGAIIPVDGGWLAR; this is encoded by the coding sequence ATGGCCTCGCCCTTCGACCTCACCGGCCGCGGAGCCCTGGTGACCGGCGCCAATACCGGCATCGGCCAGGGCATCGCGCTGGCGCTGGCGCAAGCGGGCGCCACGGTGGTGGCCGCCGGGCGCTCGGACCTGAACGAGACGCTGGGGCTGGTCGCGGCGGCCGGCGGAACGGCTCATGCCCTCAAGGTCGATCTTCAGGAGCAGGGCATCGCGCCGCGCGTCATCGCGCAGGCTGAAGGTCTCGCCGGCCCGCTCGACATCCTCGTCAACAATGCCGGCATCATCCGCCGGGCCGACGCCCTCGATTTCAGCGAGAGCGACTGGGACGAGGTGATGAACGTCAACCTCAAGGCGACGTTCTTCCTGGCCCAGGCCTTCGCAAAATCGGCGGTCGAGGCCGGACGCGGCGCCCGCATCGTCAACATCGCCTCGCTGCTGTCGTTCCAGGGCGGCATCCGCGTCGCCTCCTACACCGCCAGCAAGAGCGGGCTCGCCGGCCTGACCAAGCTGCTCGCCTGCGAATGGGCGCAGAAGGGCATCAATGTGAACGCCATCGCCCCGGGCTACATCGAGAGCAACAACACGCAGGCGCTCCGCGCCGACCCCGACCGCAACCAGGCGATCCTGGCGCGCATTCCTGCCGGCCGCTGGGGCAAGCCCTCGGACATCGGCGGCGCCGCCGTGTTCCTCGCCAGCGACGCCGCCGCCTACATGCACGGCGCCATCATCCCCGTCGACGGAGGCTGGCTCGCACGATGA
- a CDS encoding cupin domain-containing protein, producing MTTRLNSFFQQDAAIAWEPTEPGVKRKIMAYGEDLMVVRVVFEAGAVGKAHQHPHRQASYVESGVFDVTIDGQTQRLTAGDTFFVPADLVHGVTAVEAGQLIDSFTPMRKEFV from the coding sequence ATGACCACGCGTCTCAATTCCTTCTTCCAGCAGGACGCCGCGATCGCCTGGGAGCCGACCGAGCCCGGCGTGAAGCGCAAGATCATGGCCTATGGCGAGGATCTGATGGTGGTGCGGGTGGTCTTCGAGGCCGGTGCCGTCGGCAAGGCGCACCAGCACCCGCATCGCCAGGCTTCCTACGTCGAGAGCGGCGTCTTCGACGTCACCATCGACGGACAGACCCAGCGGCTGACGGCCGGCGACACCTTCTTCGTCCCGGCCGATCTCGTCCACGGCGTCACCGCGGTCGAGGCCGGCCAGCTGATCGATTCCTTCACGCCGATGCGGAAGGAATTCGTCTGA